From a single Mesorhizobium shangrilense genomic region:
- a CDS encoding alpha-2-macroglobulin family protein, producing the protein MAMRAARGLSILILLFFAWGGIAQAAEARRIATTDNSDYFGFDLRSDQNVTLDQCKTTCLGDPACRAFTYNTKAKWCFLKSDYNSLKPFTGAVAGKIVNVDGDPDIGAPPALSFFPDWMADQAQQYRNKLLGPGYIKPTDGLTALTTAAEQSARTGDHRSAMLRYEGAVSVMPDDGKLWLELAHETLAVQPAANTSEASTLPTNATSAAFNAYKLSRTTNARAEVLALLGSGLDRRELFRPALQAYEASLALVNSAAVKADYEDLKARKGFRVIDHSVDADTSAPRICAQFSEDLVKTGVDYAQFVTVDNAPPKGVEAKDKQICVEGLEHGQHYDVTFRAGLPAAIGEVTAAPVVLSIYVQDRAPSARFTGDSFVLPAGARRGIPLVTVNMNVAEMKLYRIGDRSLAQLLSGYQFLRQLDSYDVSNISDQMGAPVWQGQLDIASDLNKEVTTSFPVDQALPQRKPGVYVLTAKAVDGHGDDSNSIATQWFVVSDIGLSTYTGQDGLNVFARSLGSAKPIAGAELTLLAKNNEILGTATSDAEGHAVFNPGLTRGEGGMVPAVLMAKQGDNDFVFLDMGRAGFDLSDRGVTGRAAPGALDVYAWTERGIYRAGEEVHVAALARDESAKAVENLPLTFIFSRPDGVEDRRIVSDGTSAGGHAVDLALQPNAMRGTWTVAIHTDPKQPAVASQMFLVEDFVPDRIEFDLTADKQEIARGETANVTVDGRFLYGAPAAGLALEGELTLSTARNWDRFKGYVFGLADEQSAQPSVTPFTDLPVVGDNGKATFPVSVDQMPSTTKLVNAKVTVRMRETGGRAVERSLNIGIRPQGHMVGIRPDFDGGEVPQGGVAKFSLIAVDPDGKREALKGAQWSLVKVERNYQWYRSNNSWNYEPVTFTKSVANGQVDLTADGEATVSVPVDWGQYRLELVTADPEGPATSYEFDAGWYVSSTTTETPDGLEIALDKDTYAAGEVAKLKVSPHFAGELLVTIGADKLVKTVTASVPAGGSTVNIPVGNDWGAGAYVVATLFRPGDAQESRMPARAIGVKWLKVDPGSKKLAVTLTPPDKTVPRQQLSIPVAVAGVQPGSNAYVTVAAVDVGILNLTNYKAPDPENWFFGQRMLGLEVRDLYGRLIDGSLGTTGKLRTGGDGANMQSQGSPPTEKLVAFFSGPVQLDADGKARIDFDIPQFNGTVRVMAVAWTKEAVGHAQTDVIVRDPIVITAGLPRFLAPGDAAIMRLDVADTDGPAGDYKLSIDTTGDLSTGDKPLPEKLTLAQGKRQTLTVPLIAQTAGNASITIKLAHADGTNVEQTLYVPVRPAQLPVTTRMVVDLKGNGGSLRVDKELLAASLLDGASVSVGVSQAAAFDVPSLLMTLDRYPYGCAEQTTSRAMPLLYVNDMASSIGMASDPDLHGRVQDAIYKVLSYQASAGSFGLWGPGSGDLWLDAYVTDFLTRAREQKYDVPSLAMSQALNNLQNAIGYDQSVQDRGSEIAYALYVLARNKKASIGDLRYYADTQLEAFTSPMAVGQLAASLALYGDTQRSEATFKTALQLAKATTEYDYYRSDYGSPLRDGAAMLALAAESKPVSSIVPELIKLVTRERAQADWTSTQDESWMLLAARALKEGNDSIALTVNGAAHAGGYSEQMAGTDLADSPLTIANTGKEPLQAVVTTVAAPVEPLPASGDGFTIQRTYYRLDGTEANVTEVKQNERYVVVLKITEQNSWPSRLLVTDLLPAGFEIDNPGLVSSAQLSNFSWLTQTDAAHLEFRNDRFVAAFNPADGDHNHNLTLAYVVRAVTPGTYAHPAATVEDMYRPQYSARTATGMMEVKAP; encoded by the coding sequence ATGGCAATGCGCGCGGCTCGTGGCCTGTCGATCCTGATCCTTTTGTTTTTCGCCTGGGGAGGTATCGCGCAAGCGGCTGAGGCCCGGCGAATCGCAACCACCGACAATTCCGACTATTTTGGATTCGATCTTCGCTCCGATCAGAATGTCACGCTCGACCAATGCAAGACGACATGCCTGGGTGACCCCGCCTGCCGCGCCTTCACCTACAACACCAAGGCCAAATGGTGTTTTCTCAAATCCGACTATAATTCCCTAAAACCGTTTACCGGCGCGGTCGCCGGCAAGATCGTCAACGTCGATGGCGATCCCGATATCGGCGCCCCGCCTGCGCTGTCCTTCTTCCCGGACTGGATGGCCGATCAGGCGCAGCAATATCGCAACAAGCTGTTGGGTCCCGGCTATATCAAGCCCACGGATGGGCTGACGGCGCTGACGACCGCGGCCGAACAATCGGCTCGCACCGGCGACCATCGTTCGGCGATGCTGAGATACGAAGGCGCGGTGTCGGTCATGCCCGATGACGGCAAGCTCTGGCTGGAACTGGCGCACGAAACGCTGGCCGTGCAGCCCGCCGCCAACACCTCCGAGGCGTCGACCCTGCCCACCAACGCCACCTCCGCCGCCTTCAACGCCTACAAGCTGTCCCGCACCACCAATGCCCGTGCCGAAGTGCTGGCGCTGCTTGGCTCCGGCCTCGACAGGCGCGAACTTTTCCGGCCGGCGCTGCAGGCCTACGAAGCGAGCCTCGCGCTGGTCAATTCGGCCGCCGTCAAGGCGGACTATGAGGACCTGAAGGCGCGCAAGGGCTTCCGCGTCATCGACCACTCCGTCGATGCCGACACCAGCGCGCCGCGCATCTGCGCCCAGTTTTCCGAGGACCTGGTCAAGACCGGCGTCGATTATGCCCAGTTCGTCACCGTCGACAACGCGCCGCCGAAAGGCGTCGAGGCCAAGGACAAGCAGATCTGCGTCGAAGGGCTCGAACACGGCCAGCATTACGACGTGACCTTCCGCGCAGGCCTCCCGGCAGCGATCGGCGAGGTCACCGCCGCCCCGGTGGTGTTGTCGATCTATGTGCAGGACCGCGCGCCATCGGCCCGCTTCACCGGCGACAGCTTCGTGCTGCCCGCCGGCGCGCGGCGCGGCATCCCGCTCGTCACTGTCAACATGAACGTCGCCGAAATGAAGCTCTACCGCATCGGCGACCGTTCGCTGGCTCAGCTCCTCTCCGGCTACCAGTTCCTGCGCCAGCTCGACAGCTACGATGTCTCCAACATTTCCGACCAGATGGGCGCGCCGGTCTGGCAGGGCCAGCTCGACATCGCCAGCGACCTCAACAAGGAAGTCACCACCTCCTTCCCGGTTGACCAGGCCCTGCCTCAGCGCAAGCCCGGCGTCTATGTGCTGACCGCCAAGGCCGTCGACGGCCATGGCGACGACAGCAATTCGATCGCCACGCAATGGTTCGTCGTCTCGGACATCGGCCTGTCGACCTACACCGGCCAGGATGGGCTGAACGTCTTTGCCCGCTCGCTGGGCTCTGCCAAGCCGATTGCCGGCGCCGAACTGACGCTGCTGGCCAAGAACAATGAAATCCTCGGCACGGCAACGTCGGACGCCGAGGGCCACGCGGTCTTCAACCCCGGCCTGACGCGCGGCGAAGGCGGCATGGTGCCGGCCGTGCTGATGGCCAAGCAGGGCGACAACGACTTCGTCTTCCTCGACATGGGCCGCGCCGGCTTCGACCTTTCCGACCGTGGCGTCACTGGACGAGCCGCGCCCGGCGCGCTCGATGTCTATGCCTGGACCGAACGCGGCATCTACCGCGCCGGCGAGGAGGTGCATGTCGCCGCCCTCGCCCGCGACGAGTCCGCCAAGGCGGTGGAGAACCTGCCGCTGACCTTCATCTTCTCGCGCCCCGACGGCGTGGAGGACCGCCGCATAGTCAGTGACGGCACATCCGCCGGCGGCCATGCCGTGGACCTGGCGCTGCAGCCCAATGCCATGCGCGGCACCTGGACGGTGGCCATCCATACCGATCCCAAGCAGCCGGCCGTCGCCAGCCAGATGTTCCTGGTCGAGGATTTCGTGCCGGATCGCATCGAGTTCGACCTGACCGCCGACAAGCAGGAGATCGCGCGCGGCGAAACCGCCAATGTTACCGTCGACGGCCGTTTCCTCTATGGCGCGCCGGCCGCGGGTCTTGCGCTCGAAGGTGAACTGACACTGTCGACCGCCCGCAACTGGGACCGCTTCAAGGGCTATGTCTTCGGCCTTGCCGACGAGCAGTCGGCACAACCGTCGGTCACCCCGTTCACCGACCTGCCGGTCGTCGGCGACAACGGCAAGGCGACCTTCCCGGTCTCCGTCGACCAGATGCCTTCGACCACCAAGCTGGTCAACGCCAAGGTCACGGTGCGCATGCGCGAAACCGGCGGCCGCGCCGTCGAGCGTTCCCTCAACATCGGCATCCGCCCGCAAGGCCATATGGTCGGCATCCGCCCGGATTTCGACGGCGGTGAGGTGCCGCAGGGCGGCGTGGCGAAGTTCAGCCTGATCGCCGTCGATCCCGACGGCAAGCGCGAGGCGCTGAAGGGCGCGCAGTGGTCACTGGTCAAGGTCGAGCGCAACTATCAATGGTACCGCTCCAACAACTCCTGGAACTACGAGCCGGTCACCTTCACCAAGTCGGTCGCCAACGGTCAGGTCGACCTGACCGCCGATGGCGAAGCCACGGTTTCGGTGCCGGTCGACTGGGGCCAGTATCGGCTCGAACTCGTGACAGCCGATCCCGAGGGACCGGCGACCAGCTATGAGTTCGACGCCGGCTGGTATGTCTCCTCCACCACCACCGAGACACCGGACGGACTGGAGATCGCCCTCGACAAGGACACTTATGCAGCGGGCGAAGTCGCCAAGCTCAAGGTCTCCCCGCACTTTGCCGGCGAACTCTTGGTCACCATCGGCGCCGACAAGCTGGTCAAGACCGTCACGGCCAGCGTGCCGGCCGGCGGCAGCACCGTCAACATCCCGGTTGGCAACGACTGGGGCGCCGGCGCCTATGTCGTGGCAACCCTGTTCAGGCCGGGCGATGCGCAGGAATCGCGCATGCCGGCGCGCGCCATCGGCGTGAAGTGGCTGAAGGTCGATCCGGGCTCCAAGAAGCTCGCGGTCACCCTGACGCCGCCAGACAAGACCGTGCCGCGCCAGCAGCTGTCGATCCCGGTCGCGGTGGCCGGCGTGCAGCCGGGCAGCAACGCCTATGTCACGGTTGCCGCCGTCGATGTCGGCATCCTCAACCTGACCAACTATAAGGCGCCGGATCCGGAGAACTGGTTCTTCGGCCAGCGCATGCTCGGCCTCGAGGTGCGTGACCTCTACGGCCGCCTGATCGATGGCTCGCTCGGCACCACCGGCAAGCTCAGGACCGGCGGCGACGGCGCCAACATGCAGTCGCAAGGCAGCCCGCCGACCGAAAAGCTGGTCGCCTTCTTCTCCGGCCCGGTCCAGCTCGACGCCGACGGCAAGGCGCGGATCGACTTCGACATTCCGCAGTTCAACGGCACCGTGCGCGTCATGGCCGTCGCCTGGACCAAGGAAGCCGTCGGCCACGCCCAGACCGATGTCATCGTGCGTGACCCCATAGTGATCACCGCCGGCCTGCCGCGCTTCCTGGCACCGGGCGACGCCGCAATCATGCGGCTCGACGTCGCCGACACCGATGGTCCGGCCGGCGACTACAAACTGTCGATCGACACCACCGGCGACCTGTCGACCGGTGACAAGCCCCTGCCCGAAAAGCTGACGCTGGCGCAAGGCAAGCGGCAGACGCTGACCGTGCCGTTGATCGCTCAGACGGCGGGCAACGCCTCGATCACCATCAAGCTTGCCCATGCCGACGGCACCAATGTCGAGCAGACGCTCTATGTGCCGGTGCGCCCGGCGCAATTGCCGGTGACCACGCGCATGGTTGTCGATCTCAAGGGCAATGGCGGCTCGCTGCGCGTCGACAAGGAACTGCTTGCCGCAAGCCTGCTCGACGGCGCTTCCGTCAGCGTCGGTGTTTCGCAGGCCGCCGCCTTCGACGTGCCGTCGCTGCTGATGACGCTCGACCGCTACCCCTATGGCTGCGCCGAGCAGACCACCAGCCGCGCAATGCCTCTGCTCTATGTCAACGACATGGCCTCGAGCATTGGCATGGCCAGCGACCCCGACCTGCACGGCCGCGTCCAGGATGCCATCTACAAGGTTTTGAGCTACCAGGCCTCGGCCGGCAGCTTCGGCCTGTGGGGTCCGGGCTCCGGCGACCTCTGGCTCGACGCTTATGTCACCGACTTCCTGACCAGGGCGCGCGAGCAGAAATACGACGTTCCGAGCCTTGCGATGAGCCAGGCGCTGAACAATCTGCAGAACGCGATCGGCTACGACCAGAGCGTCCAGGACCGCGGCAGCGAGATCGCTTACGCGCTCTATGTTCTCGCCCGCAACAAGAAGGCATCGATCGGCGACCTGCGTTACTACGCCGACACCCAGCTCGAAGCCTTCACCAGCCCAATGGCGGTTGGCCAACTGGCGGCGAGCCTTGCGCTTTACGGCGATACGCAGCGCTCCGAAGCCACCTTCAAGACGGCACTGCAACTCGCCAAGGCGACCACCGAATACGACTATTACCGGTCGGACTATGGCTCTCCGCTGCGTGATGGCGCGGCAATGCTGGCGCTTGCGGCGGAATCGAAGCCGGTGTCGTCGATCGTGCCGGAGTTGATCAAGCTGGTGACCAGGGAGCGCGCCCAGGCCGACTGGACCAGCACCCAGGACGAATCCTGGATGCTGCTGGCGGCCCGCGCGCTCAAGGAGGGCAACGACTCGATCGCGCTGACGGTGAATGGCGCTGCTCATGCCGGCGGTTATTCGGAACAGATGGCCGGCACCGATCTCGCCGACAGCCCGCTAACCATCGCCAACACGGGCAAGGAGCCGCTGCAGGCGGTCGTCACCACGGTGGCGGCACCCGTCGAGCCGCTGCCGGCCAGCGGCGACGGCTTCACCATCCAGCGCACCTACTACAGGCTCGATGGCACCGAGGCGAATGTGACGGAGGTCAAGCAGAACGAGCGCTATGTCGTCGTGCTCAAGATCACCGAACAGAACAGCTGGCCGTCCCGGCTGCTGGTCACCGACCTGCTGCCGGCCGGCTTCGAGATCGACAATCCCGGCCTAGTGTCCAGCGCCCAATTGTCTAACTTCTCCTGGCTGACGCAGACCGACGCCGCCCATCTCGAATTCCGCAACGACCGTTTCGTCGCGGCGTTCAATCCGGCCGATGGCGACCACAATCACAATCTGACGCTTGCCTATGTCGTGCGCGCCGTGACGCCGGGCACCTATGCGCATCCGGCGGCTACCGTGGAGGATATGTACCGGCCGCAATATTCGGCCCGCACCGCCACCGGCATGATGGAGGTCAAGGCGCCGTAA
- a CDS encoding autotransporter assembly complex protein TamA — translation MPAHETQMSGGTAPGRVLPRALLFAFMCSTMLVGESRHAAAFEIFGIKLWGASKEDTDIVDPLRYAVTIEAPDADKALLKKLQNASALKSDEDHPVSGSLGLMAKARSDREQLVAALFADARYEGVVTITIDGKAIDDLQPDAEFKGPQPIPVAVNIAVGPKFTLGNIRLEGDAAGLMSADYGLIAGGDAGSGAVLKAEALIVRTLKEQGRPLAKVTDRQIVADHNTSTLDVTLTVAAGPVAGYGETTVSGTEKVDRDFTEYMTGLKRGRQYSPQEISDARDRLLALEVFNSVTLKEADKLDADGNIPIGVQVSERKPRYFGLGGSFSNIEGLGLEGYWGHRNLFGQAEKLRIDGAISGIGSNDLSKLNYNAGIMFEKPGVIGPTSKFFANVKTVFEHPDAYDHFSVKGETGIAYDLDKKQTVSAAVALDYSRISDAFGKHTYLIASIPLQYVYDNRDNRLNPTRGFRVLAYAEPSYDIMSGAAFLKLKGEGSAYQSLDTASKFVLAERVAIGSIVGTGLESVPADRRFYSGGGGSVRGYSYQGIGPKDINGQPTGGLSFFETSVEMRIGITDTIGIVPFVDAGTVSTRSAPNFSEVKVGAGVGLRYVTPFGPLRIDAAVPLNRDPTDPHFGIYAGIGQAF, via the coding sequence ATGCCGGCGCATGAAACGCAGATGTCAGGAGGTACCGCGCCAGGGCGCGTGCTTCCGCGCGCCCTGCTTTTCGCGTTCATGTGCTCGACCATGCTGGTCGGCGAATCGAGGCATGCGGCGGCTTTCGAGATTTTTGGCATCAAGCTGTGGGGCGCCTCCAAGGAGGACACCGACATCGTTGATCCCCTGCGCTATGCCGTGACGATCGAGGCGCCGGATGCCGACAAGGCTCTTCTCAAGAAACTCCAGAACGCTTCGGCGCTGAAGAGCGACGAGGACCATCCGGTGTCCGGCTCGCTGGGGCTGATGGCCAAGGCGCGCAGCGACCGCGAGCAGCTGGTCGCCGCCCTTTTTGCCGATGCCCGCTACGAGGGCGTCGTCACCATCACCATCGACGGCAAGGCGATCGACGATTTGCAGCCCGACGCCGAATTCAAGGGGCCGCAGCCGATCCCGGTGGCGGTCAACATCGCGGTCGGACCGAAATTCACCCTTGGCAACATCCGCCTCGAGGGTGACGCGGCCGGCCTGATGAGCGCCGATTACGGCCTGATCGCCGGCGGCGATGCCGGTTCTGGCGCGGTTCTGAAGGCCGAGGCGCTGATTGTGCGGACGCTGAAGGAGCAGGGCAGGCCGCTGGCCAAGGTGACGGATCGCCAGATCGTGGCCGATCACAACACATCGACGCTCGACGTGACGCTGACCGTCGCCGCCGGACCGGTGGCCGGCTATGGCGAGACGACAGTTTCGGGCACGGAAAAGGTCGACCGCGATTTCACCGAATACATGACCGGGCTGAAGCGCGGCCGGCAATATTCGCCGCAGGAGATCAGCGATGCGCGCGACCGGCTTCTGGCGCTCGAAGTCTTCAACAGCGTGACCTTGAAGGAAGCCGACAAGCTCGATGCCGATGGCAACATTCCGATCGGCGTCCAGGTCAGCGAGCGCAAACCCCGCTATTTCGGCCTCGGCGGCAGTTTCTCCAATATCGAAGGGCTCGGCCTGGAAGGCTATTGGGGGCACCGGAACCTGTTCGGCCAGGCGGAGAAGCTGCGCATCGACGGAGCGATCAGCGGCATCGGCAGCAACGACCTCTCCAAGCTCAACTACAATGCCGGGATCATGTTCGAAAAACCGGGCGTGATCGGGCCGACATCGAAATTCTTCGCCAACGTCAAGACCGTGTTTGAGCATCCGGACGCCTATGATCATTTCTCGGTCAAGGGCGAGACGGGCATCGCCTATGATCTCGACAAGAAGCAGACGGTTTCGGCGGCAGTCGCGCTCGACTATTCGAGGATCAGCGATGCCTTCGGCAAGCACACCTATCTGATCGCCAGCATTCCCTTGCAGTATGTCTATGACAACCGCGACAACCGCCTCAATCCGACCCGGGGATTCAGGGTGCTCGCCTATGCCGAGCCGAGCTACGACATAATGAGCGGCGCTGCGTTCCTCAAACTGAAGGGTGAGGGGTCGGCCTACCAGTCGCTGGATACGGCCTCCAAATTCGTCCTTGCAGAACGCGTCGCCATAGGCTCGATCGTCGGTACTGGCCTGGAGAGTGTTCCAGCCGACCGGCGCTTCTATTCAGGCGGCGGCGGCTCGGTGCGCGGCTACTCCTATCAGGGCATCGGCCCCAAGGACATCAATGGCCAGCCGACCGGCGGGCTTTCCTTCTTCGAGACCTCGGTCGAGATGCGCATCGGCATCACCGACACGATTGGTATCGTGCCGTTCGTCGATGCCGGTACGGTGTCGACCAGGTCGGCCCCCAATTTCTCCGAGGTAAAGGTCGGCGCCGGCGTCGGCTTGCGTTACGTGACGCCCTTCGGGCCGTTGCGCATCGATGCTGCCGTGCCCCTCAATCGCGATCCCACCGATCCGCATTTCGGCATCTATGCCGGCATTGGCCAGGCGTTCTGA